The following coding sequences lie in one Rutidosis leptorrhynchoides isolate AG116_Rl617_1_P2 chromosome 4, CSIRO_AGI_Rlap_v1, whole genome shotgun sequence genomic window:
- the LOC139840632 gene encoding uncharacterized protein, whose translation MLESNKEATVAERITQNNGLSLGNWCWSRSPYGRVLNELTELNNIISSVTLSEKPDSWKCSLDPSGTYTTKSMAHLINSLKLGGNTLNMTIPRNNLLPQKVFIFIWRAFQKKIPTRFELDKRGIDLDSILCPLCESDIETIEHSLVLCPKSTQIWKHVLDWWNQDHSLISNLNDAIINKQTFTHNNLGSSIWQATKWITCYMLWKHRNAKVFSKKVWSIASILSEIQSQSFSWISKRLSKKKPIIWHQWLINPSFFVADPPHRVGIG comes from the coding sequence ATGCTCGAGTCCAATAAAGAAGCAACAGTCGCTGAAAGAATCACGCAAAATAATGGACTTTCACTCGGTAATTGGTGCTGGTCACGATCTCCATACGGCCGTGTTCTCAATGAATTAACTGAACTAAACAATATAATTTCCTCCGTGACATTGTCCGAAAAACCCGACTCTTGGAAATGTTCTCTCGACCCTTCGGGCACTTACACCACCAAATCTATGGCACACTTGATAAACTCCCTTAAGCTTGGTGGTAATACCCTCAACATGACGATTCCCCGCAACAATCTACTACCACAAAAAGTCTTCATTTTCATATGGCGAGCATTTCAAAAAAAGATACCTACTAGATTCGAATTAGACAAACGTGGTATTGATCTCGACTCCATCCTTTGCCCTTTATGCGAATCGGACATAGAAACCATTGAGCATTCTCTTGTTCTTTGTCCAAAATCGACCCAAATATGGAAACACGTACTAGATTGGTGGAACCAAGACCACTCACTAATTTCAAACCTTAATGACGCTATCATCAATAAGCAAACTTTCACACACAACAATCTCGGCTCTTCAATATGGCAAGCAACCAAATGGATTACATGTTACATGTTATGGAAACATAGAAACGCAAAAGTATTCTCCAAAAAAGTCTGGTCCATTGCATCGATCCTCTCCGAAATTCAATCTCAAAGTTTTAGCTGGATCTCCAAAAGATTGAGTAAAAAGAAACCTATCATATGGCACCAATGGCTCATCAATCCTTCATTCTTTGTGGCGGATCCCCCACATCGTGTCGGCATCGGTTGA